The following proteins come from a genomic window of Methylorubrum populi:
- a CDS encoding phosphorylase: protein MEGGTVLAVVGLAREARIAAGPGVETIQAGGNPARLRLALDGRPAHGLRAIVSFGIAGGLDPALKPGDLVVATHLDAQARFPADPEIARRLSVALNGVPGRVVAGGLAGSDVAVMTVADKAKLHARTGALAVDMESHVAAAYAARHALPFAALRVVCDPAQRALPAFAAAALTPEGEPDIRAVLGALLRGRARIGELIRLGRDSSVAFAALARCRGRLGPGLGVA from the coding sequence ATGGAGGGCGGCACGGTTCTGGCGGTGGTGGGCCTTGCCCGCGAGGCCCGCATCGCCGCCGGGCCGGGTGTCGAGACGATCCAGGCCGGCGGCAATCCCGCGCGGCTGAGGCTCGCGCTCGACGGACGACCTGCCCACGGCCTGCGCGCGATCGTCAGCTTCGGGATCGCCGGCGGCCTCGATCCCGCCCTGAAGCCGGGTGACCTCGTCGTCGCCACACATCTCGATGCGCAGGCGCGTTTTCCGGCCGATCCCGAGATCGCCCGCCGCCTGTCCGTGGCCTTGAACGGAGTGCCGGGCCGCGTCGTCGCCGGCGGCCTCGCGGGCTCTGACGTCGCGGTCATGACCGTGGCCGACAAGGCGAAGCTGCACGCGCGCACCGGCGCCCTGGCAGTCGACATGGAATCGCACGTGGCCGCCGCCTATGCGGCCCGCCACGCCCTCCCCTTCGCGGCGCTTCGCGTGGTCTGCGATCCGGCACAGCGCGCCCTTCCCGCCTTCGCGGCGGCGGCCCTGACGCCGGAGGGCGAGCCGGACATCCGCGCGGTGCTCGGCGCGCTGCTGCGCGGTCGCGCCCGGATCGGCGAGCTGATTCGGCTCGGCCGCGATTCCTCTGTGGCCTTCGCGGCGCTCGCCCGCTGCCGTGGCCGGCTCGGGCCCGGTCTCGGGGTGGCGTGA
- a CDS encoding polysaccharide biosynthesis/export family protein, producing the protein MRALAIALLAATAVSGCSILPAAGPTTSAIESGADIATAEGLFARYEIIDVTPAIVEALRTRPLDSLLVTFGDNRPALEPVIGVGDYVAVQVWEAGSGGLFSGPLVADRFSAGSKSAMIPEQVVGPDGGITVPYAGRIKVVGRRTQDVQALIETELAGKAIQPQVLVSVTKPVSQSVTVTGEAATGMRVPLSGRGDRLLDVIAQAGGVRTPVAETFVRLSRGNRTVTVPMSTVVANPRENIFVRPNDTLTLVRDPQTFLAVGALGATTEVPFSADGLTLSQALARASGLRETQADPEGVFLFRYEPAAVVRRLRPNSPLLASPQVPVVYRVNLRDPQGLFLSQSFRMRNRDLVYVSSAPFAELGKVLSVFSTVTAPVAAGASLYTVTR; encoded by the coding sequence ATGCGCGCTCTAGCCATTGCCCTCCTCGCCGCCACGGCGGTGTCGGGGTGCTCGATCCTGCCGGCCGCGGGGCCGACCACCTCGGCGATCGAGAGCGGCGCCGACATCGCCACCGCCGAGGGCCTGTTCGCCCGCTACGAGATCATCGACGTCACCCCTGCCATCGTCGAGGCCCTGCGCACCCGCCCCCTCGACAGCCTCCTCGTCACCTTCGGCGACAACCGGCCGGCCCTGGAGCCGGTGATCGGCGTCGGCGACTACGTGGCGGTCCAGGTCTGGGAAGCCGGCTCCGGCGGCCTGTTCTCGGGCCCGCTGGTGGCCGATCGCTTCTCCGCCGGCTCCAAGTCCGCGATGATTCCCGAGCAGGTGGTCGGGCCCGACGGCGGCATCACCGTTCCTTACGCCGGCCGCATCAAGGTCGTCGGCCGCCGCACCCAGGACGTCCAGGCGCTGATCGAGACCGAACTCGCCGGCAAGGCGATCCAGCCGCAGGTGCTCGTCTCCGTCACCAAGCCGGTCTCGCAGTCGGTCACCGTCACCGGCGAGGCGGCCACCGGCATGCGCGTGCCGCTCTCGGGCCGCGGCGACCGCCTGCTCGACGTCATCGCCCAGGCCGGCGGCGTGCGCACGCCGGTGGCCGAGACCTTCGTGCGGCTGTCGCGCGGCAACCGCACCGTCACCGTGCCGATGAGCACCGTGGTCGCCAATCCGCGCGAGAACATCTTCGTGCGCCCGAACGACACGCTGACGCTGGTGCGCGACCCGCAGACCTTCCTGGCGGTGGGTGCGCTCGGCGCCACCACCGAGGTGCCGTTCTCGGCCGACGGGCTGACGCTGTCGCAGGCGCTGGCCCGCGCCTCTGGTCTGCGCGAGACCCAGGCCGATCCGGAAGGCGTGTTCCTCTTCCGCTACGAGCCGGCGGCGGTGGTGCGGCGGCTGCGGCCGAACTCGCCGCTCCTTGCCTCGCCGCAGGTGCCGGTGGTGTACCGGGTCAACCTGCGCGACCCGCAGGGCCTGTTCCTGTCGCAGAGCTTCCGCATGCGCAACCGCGACCTCGTCTACGTGTCGAGCGCGCCGTTCGCGGAGCTGGGCAAGGTGCTGAGCGTGTTCTCCACCGTGACGGCGCCGGTCGCCGCGGGCGCCTCGCTCTACACCGTCACGCGCTGA
- a CDS encoding gluconokinase has product MTDPRPNAPTVLVVMGVSGSGKSTVAALLAERLGWTFADGDDFHTPDSIARMREGHPLDDAARQPWLERIRAWIDGRLAAGESAVVACSALKRAYRRTLIHGNAQVRLVFLEGSRDTIQSRVRGRHAHFMPATLLDSQFAALEPPGPDEAPITVGIEESPDAIVAAVAARLDIPADDVCG; this is encoded by the coding sequence ATGACCGACCCTCGACCCAATGCCCCAACCGTCCTCGTCGTGATGGGCGTCTCCGGCTCCGGCAAGAGCACGGTGGCCGCGCTGCTCGCCGAAAGGCTCGGCTGGACCTTCGCCGACGGCGACGATTTTCACACGCCGGACAGCATCGCCCGCATGCGCGAAGGCCACCCCCTCGACGATGCGGCGCGTCAGCCCTGGCTCGAACGCATCCGCGCCTGGATCGATGGGCGGCTCGCGGCCGGAGAGAGCGCCGTCGTCGCCTGCTCCGCCCTCAAACGCGCCTATCGCCGAACCCTGATCCACGGGAACGCTCAGGTCCGCCTCGTCTTCCTGGAGGGGAGCCGGGACACCATCCAGAGCCGGGTTCGGGGGCGCCACGCGCACTTCATGCCGGCGACCCTCCTCGACAGCCAGTTTGCCGCCCTCGAACCGCCGGGACCGGACGAGGCCCCGATTACCGTCGGCATCGAGGAGAGCCCCGACGCCATCGTCGCGGCGGTCGCCGCGCGGCTCGACATCCCGGCCGACGACGTCTGCGGCTAG
- a CDS encoding Cof-type HAD-IIB family hydrolase has protein sequence MDIALVVSDVDGTLVTDDKQLTPAAVAAVRRLGAAGIGFTLASSRPPVGLRHLATALDLKLPMGAFNGSTLCTPDLRSLSEELIPETVAREAAARLDAAGIDLWVFADGAWNLRDDQAPYTDLERRTLQTEPRVVPDLSPLLGRAAKIVGVSRDHAGLARLERALAAGLDGRAAVHCSQPYYLDVTPPGLDKGSFVADLGRQLGIPRERIATLGDAANDIALFRESGLSIAMGNAAPAVQRAASAVTRSNNEDGFARAINRFVFGDT, from the coding sequence ATGGACATCGCCCTCGTCGTCTCCGACGTCGACGGAACGCTGGTCACCGACGACAAGCAGCTCACACCGGCCGCCGTCGCGGCGGTGCGGCGGCTCGGCGCAGCGGGCATCGGCTTCACCCTGGCCTCCAGCCGGCCGCCGGTCGGCCTGCGCCACCTGGCGACGGCGCTTGACCTCAAGCTGCCGATGGGCGCGTTCAACGGAAGCACCCTGTGCACGCCTGACCTCCGGTCGCTTTCGGAGGAACTGATTCCCGAGACGGTCGCCCGCGAGGCGGCCGCGCGCCTCGACGCGGCCGGCATCGATCTCTGGGTCTTCGCCGACGGCGCCTGGAACCTGCGCGACGACCAGGCCCCCTACACCGACCTCGAACGCCGCACCCTCCAGACCGAGCCGAGGGTCGTGCCGGACCTGTCGCCCCTGCTCGGGCGCGCGGCCAAGATCGTCGGCGTGAGCCGCGACCATGCCGGGCTCGCGCGGCTTGAGCGGGCGCTCGCGGCGGGTCTGGACGGGCGGGCCGCCGTGCATTGCTCGCAGCCCTACTACCTCGACGTGACGCCGCCCGGCCTCGACAAGGGCAGCTTCGTCGCCGATCTCGGGCGGCAGCTCGGCATCCCGCGGGAGCGAATCGCCACGCTGGGAGACGCGGCCAACGACATCGCCCTGTTCCGGGAGAGCGGGTTGTCGATCGCCATGGGCAATGCCGCCCCCGCCGTGCAGCGGGCGGCCTCGGCGGTGACCCGGAGCAACAACGAGGACGGATTCGCCCGCGCGATCAACCGGTTCGTGTTCGGCGACACCTGA